In Chryseobacterium oryzae, the genomic stretch CAGGTAGGAGACAGGTATGATTATTTTTTGGAACAGGCTAAAAATGGAGCTTTTAAAGTTTTATCAGATTTGAGAGATCAAGGGATAATTAAAGCTTGGGGAATGGGTGTTAATAAAATAGAACCTATATTAGATTGTCTGGAATTTGCAGATCCAGATATTTGCTTATCTGCCACACAATATTCTATCTTAGAACATGAAGACGCTGTAGATAGATTGTTACCTGCAGTAAAAAAAGCTGGTGTAAAGTTAGTTTCCGGAGCGGGATTTAATTCGGGATTTATCAATGGGAGAGATCGGTATAATTATAAAGATGTTATTCCTAAAGGAATGACAGAGAAAAGAAATCAGATTTCAGAAATTGCATCGAAATATAATATTAGCATTGTAGATGCTGCATTACAGTTTGTTTTGTCTGCCGACGAATTTGCATCCATAATTCCCGGAGCCAGCAAACCGGAACAGGTAAAAGATAATATGAAAGCTTGGAATACAGAAATTCCTAAGCAATTCTGGCTCGAACTTAAAGAAAAAGGATTGGTGTATGAAAAAGCACAACTTCCTATATAATTGTAATTCTAAACCTGCTTCGATGCAGGTTTTTTTATGTGGAACATACAAATAAGTTTATAAATTTCTTATTTTTACAAGAAAAGCAAAAATGCAAGATTATCTCGAAATAAACAGAAAATCATGGAATGCAAAGGTGGATGCCCATCTTCAGTCAGATTTTTATTTTGTGGAAGAATTTTTAAATGGGCGTACCTCTTTAAACTCCATAGAATTAGAACTGTTGGGGAATATTGAAGGTAAATCTATTCTTCATCTTCAGTGTCATTTTGGTCAGGATTCAATATCTCTTTCAAGAATGGGAGCGAACGTTACAGCAGTAGATCTTTCGGACAAAGCAATCGAAGCCGGGAACAATCTTGCTGAAAAGTGTAACCAAAAAGTAGAATTTATTTGCTCGGATATTTATGATTTACCGAATGTTTTAGATAAGAAATTCGACATTGTATTTACAAGCTATGGAACAATAGGCTGGATTCCTGATC encodes the following:
- a CDS encoding aldo/keto reductase, which gives rise to MSKDILRKEHVLGLGGVAIGTAFEKLTDEQSFEILNKAWNEGIRYYDTSPWYGLTKSERRFGEFLKTKKREDFVFSTKVGRLFTEVSAGEVPKTMWKDPLNFDFEHNYTADAIKKSIDESLKRTGLTHIDIVYVHDLSEDQVGDRYDYFLEQAKNGAFKVLSDLRDQGIIKAWGMGVNKIEPILDCLEFADPDICLSATQYSILEHEDAVDRLLPAVKKAGVKLVSGAGFNSGFINGRDRYNYKDVIPKGMTEKRNQISEIASKYNISIVDAALQFVLSADEFASIIPGASKPEQVKDNMKAWNTEIPKQFWLELKEKGLVYEKAQLPI